From Serratia fonticola:
CACTGCCGTTTTGCACAGCACTGAAGATCGCCATGGCCAGTTCATTTTCGCACTTCATATCTTTGCACAGCGCATACTGCGTATCAGGAAGATGCGGTAAACCTTCCGCAGCGCCCAGAACTCGCAGATCTGGGCTCATCATTTCGATTGGCCGCACGGTGATCCCCAAACCTGCCCGGCACGCCGCGCGCACCGCAGAAAGCGTTGAGGCCACGTAGGCAATACGCCAAGGAATACCGGCAGCTTCAAGGTGCTTGATCGCCATCGCACGGAACGGACTTGGCTCATCCATTACCACCAGAGGGATCGGTTCCCCCGCCTGGTAATGGTAATCTGCCGAGCAGTACCACAGCGTTGGAGACGTACGCAGAATGATGTGCGGATGCCCTTCGGTATCCACGGTGGTGATGGCCAGATCCACTTCGCCGTTCTTCAGCATGTCGATCATGAACGGGCTACGCTTCACCCGCACATCAATCGCCAGCTTGGGATAGACCGACGTCACGCGGTTTAGCAAGAAAGGCAAAATGGTATCGGCGGTATCATCAGAAGCACCGATAGTCAGGACACCCTTGATATTGTTGTACATCAAGGAGGCACAGGCTTCGTCGTTGAAGCGCAGGATTTTCCTGGCGTAGCCGAGAAGCTGGATACCGTGTTCGGTTAACAATTTATTGCGCCCATGACGGGCGAACAATTCTTTGCCAACCAATTGCTCTAACCGCTGCATTTGTTGACTGACTGCGGACTGAGTACGACACACGGCAACGGCAGCCGCCGCAAACGTATTCAAATCAGCAACAGCAACAAAAGTTCTTAGCAGATCGAGGTCGAGATTAAGTATCGGACGATTTGCACTTGTCATAGTGTTTTCTTCACTTTTTAAATTCTAATTTACAAACTACCCTGGTGTATTTCTAAGACGCAGCTGAAAAGGGCATGCGCCACTTATGACAGTACCCCACTCATTAGAAGAGGGCAAAAAAATTACTTATATTTCGTTATCTGCATCGCTTTTTATCCATGATCTATCGCAACGGCTTATTGATAGTGGTGAAAGTTACGACGAAAAGTGCTTACCCTTATAAGCATTGATAATCCTATGCGGGCAAAACCCCCCCTTTCCTCCCGGTTACCTCGATCCCTGGCCGCCAGAGACCATGACAGCATTGTTGTTTTCTGTACAAAATATTAACAACCTCCCCGTATATCGAAAGACACATCGATTAGGGATTTTAATAAATTCAAGCAGTAAGTCTTTTGATTATTAAAAGACCCTGACCATTACTTAAATAAAATTTAAGTTAATTACTGAAGTGGACCTAATGTAATTCTACTTCAACTCAGTGTGGTATTGTCAGTGCAGACATGAAACCAGATTAATCCCATATTACTATCTTTAAGCAGCTTT
This genomic window contains:
- the lrhA gene encoding transcriptional regulator LrhA, translated to MTSANRPILNLDLDLLRTFVAVADLNTFAAAAVAVCRTQSAVSQQMQRLEQLVGKELFARHGRNKLLTEHGIQLLGYARKILRFNDEACASLMYNNIKGVLTIGASDDTADTILPFLLNRVTSVYPKLAIDVRVKRSPFMIDMLKNGEVDLAITTVDTEGHPHIILRTSPTLWYCSADYHYQAGEPIPLVVMDEPSPFRAMAIKHLEAAGIPWRIAYVASTLSAVRAACRAGLGITVRPIEMMSPDLRVLGAAEGLPHLPDTQYALCKDMKCENELAMAIFSAVQNGSEIYHFGGDESSVIDEGSSVADSEE